The region TTCTCGCCGTCCAACCGAGAAGCCAGCGTGGAACGTGCGTAAAACGGAGTATCTTCCCACGTAGCAAGAATCTTGGCGTCGCCACGATCAGACCGCGTTTTGCGAGTAATCTGCCACACAGAATTTGGAAGCGGGGCAACCATTGGCAGCTCAGTCTCCTGCGGCGTACCGTCCGCGCGAAAACGCAGCGCACTGGCAAACCCGCTGCCGTTGCGGCGTATGCCTTCATAGCAAACAATCGCTTCTTTACCGATGTGCGCCCGCGACCAATGCCAAATGCGAAACCCTTCTTCCAGCGACTCGCTGCCAAAATTGGAATCCAGATAGCCCGCACCGCGCCAATTTATCCCTGGTTCGCGCATGTCGACTTCCACGCGCGCGCGCGGCGAGATGCAATGCCAGATATGCTTGGCTTGCGGGTCAAGTGCGAAAGCGGTTGAGTTCAGCATTTGCGGATAGACCCGCACTGTGCCGCGTATCTGCCTGCGGTACGGATTGAATAAGCGCTTGTCGCGCTCAGCGATTTCTATCTCCATGTGATCGTCCATCCAACGCACATTGCTGGGGCCAAGGATAAGCGTGTCACGATCGCGGGACAACGCGTCGTTTTGCCGCTCTGTCATGGCCCAGCGCGCCCGCGGCCCATAAAGCGCAACATTGAGCGCACAGTGGTTCTCCGGCTCACGCCGCCCTGAACTTTTATAATAAGGAGAGAAAACGCTGCCGATGAAGGCAATGATGGTCAGCCCGTGCTTCCCGTCTGCGCTGATGGCGTCGACATACCACCACCCATAACCACCGGGTGCGATTTCCGCATCGAAGCAAGGTCTTGCAACACTCTCGCTGCTGCCAGTTGCCCGGACAAGGCCGCCATTGGCACTCCCGCCCCCGGATGGGTGCTGCCGCCCGCGCAATAAAGCCCAGGGATCTTCGTAAGCGTTCCCTGCCGGCGGAAGGATGCCGCCCATCCGTGCGAGGCTCGTCCATAAAGCGCTCCTCCGGTTGAGGGCCAAAGCTTCTCGAACGTGTTCGGCGTCGCCACTTCGTGGGTGAACGGATCGTCCAGCTTCAGCCCGCAACGTGTCAGGCTGCGCATCATCGCTTTGGTGCATTGGTCGATCTCCTCGGGAGTATAACAGTGGTTGTCGCCATTGGCGGGTGCGTTGACGATTATCTGGAAACGCTCTGTGCGGCCGGGCGCTTCGCCCCGCCCTGGGTCGCGGTCCAGCGCGCATACATAAGCGGTTGGATCGCTCGGCGGTGTACCTGCCGCGATATCGAGGAATTCGCGCGGGTAATCCGGCGAAAAGAACACATTATGGCGCACTAACGGGAAGCTTTGAGCCCGCGCCTTGGCGTACCAGACAAAGGCGGAGAGCGAGCGCTTGCTCGTTCCAAATTGTGAAACTGCGCGTGAAGCATTCTGGCCGAAAAGTCCGCTCGCGATGGCTGCAGGATCAGCGTTGGCGATAACCGCGTCTGCGGCGATGCGTTCGCCATTTGCCAGGATAACTCCAGAAGCGCGACCACCAGTGACATCTATCCGCTCGACTGCCGTTCCGAGCCGGTACGTGGCACCCTGGCTTTTGCTCAAATCCTGCAGCGCCTTCGCCAGCGCCGCCATCCCGCCGTCGATCAACCACACGCCCATAGCCTCGACATGCGCGATCAGCATAAGTGTCGCAGGCGCATTGAAAGGCGATGAGCCGCAATATGTCGAATAGCGCGCGAACAGCTGACGCAGGCGTTGGTCACCAAAATGCTTGCCGAGCGCGTTCCATAGGCTGACGTAAGGATGCGTACCCATGAAGCCGGCAACATTGCTCAGACCCATACGCCAGACCAGCGACAGCGGCGTAGCCGGCTTGGGCGCGCGCATCATTGTGTCATTAAGCGAGGCATATATGGAGCGGGCTTCTTGACGGAAGGCTCTAAATCCTGCTGCGGCCTCGGCGCCTGCGAAATCGCCGATCGCTTCTTCGCTGCGCTGCGGATCGGCATGAAGATCAAGATAGGCGCTGTCATCCCAAGCGTGGCGCGCGAGGACTCCTGCGCGGCGAGTGGTGACGTAGTCATCAAGCTCCGCACCTGCGGCACGAAAAATTCCATCGAACACGTCACGCAGAGTGAAGACCGTCGGGCCGCCATCGATTTCCGCGCCATCGAGTGAGACTCGGCGTGCTTTTCCGCCGACCCAGCTGTCTTTTTCGATGACGGTTACGCGTTCGCCGCGAGCAGCCAATAGCGTTGCACAGGCCAAACCGCCCATGCCTGCACCGATAACGACTACCCCAGCGTTCAAGCCTCGCTCCCCGAAAGGTGTTTGACCTTTACATAACAGATGTCCAATCAAATGGACATAAGGAGTCACCTATGTCTCGCTCCGAAGGCAAGCAAGCATCATTGTGGAAGCAGCGTTGGGTCGCTTGGCGCAACAGCGTGCTGAGCAACCCGCGCTTCCAGCAATGGGCCGCAAGGAATTGGTTCTTGCGTCCGTTCGCGCGGCGAAAGGCGGCTGAACTGTTCGATCTCGTGGCAGGTTTCACATACACGCAGACGCTTCTCGCCATGGTCGAGAGCGGATTGCTGAAGCGGCTCGCCGAAGCTCCAACCGATGTGAGTGAAGCGGCACAAGTAGCGGATCTGAGCAAGGGGGCTGCTGAACGTTTGCTGCGCGCAGCAGCTGCGCTGAAGCTCGCTCAAGAGGTATCACCGGGTTTGTGGATGCTGGGCGAGAGAGGCGCGTCGCTTATTCCGCAGGAAGGCGCGCAGGCGATGATCCTGCATCACACGCTCCTTTATCGTGATCTGGCGGATCCGATGGCTTTGCTACGCCAGAATCGCGAACAGCCGACAGAACTATCCGAATTCTGGCGCTATGCGGCACGCGCCGATGCAGATGCAGAGCCATCTGAGATGGTTGCCCCCTATTCCGAACTGATGGCAGTTTCGCAGGGCATGGTCGCTGATGAAGTGCTGCGGTCCTATCGCTTTAATGGCGTAAGCTCGGTACTCGACGTCGGTGGGGGACATGGCGCGTTCGCAAGTGCCTTAGCGGCAAAGCATCAGCAAATGCTGATTGGCATTTTCGATTTGCCGGGCGTTGTTGAAGGCGCACGCGCCCGCCTCGACTCCGGGTTCGAGTTTCATGAAGGTGACTTCTTCTGCGATCCGCTACCGCAAGGCTATGATTGCATCTCGCTGGTCCGGATCCTGCATGATCATGACGATGCGCAGGCACATCGCCTTCTCGCTGCGGCTCGTGCTGCGCTTAAGCCTGGCGGGCGACTCGTCATCGCGGAGCCAATGGCGGATACCCGCGGTGCAAAAAATATGGGCGATGCTTATTTCGGACTCTATCTGTGGGCAATGCGATCAGGGCGCCCACGCACGCGGATGGAGCTATACAAGATGCTGAGAGCCGCAGGATTCCGGGATTTTCGAGCTATCAAGACGGGGCAGCCGCTCATCACCAGCCTGACTGTCGCATTTGCCTGACAGTAAACTTGTCTTACATTATTGACACTTTCAACTGTCAGGCTATGATGACAGTGGGTGAAAAAATCTATCGCGAAAGGGTTGATCGCGACCATTAGGGGAAGTCCACAAGATGGACGCGATCGCGGTGATTCTTGATGCGCCAAAACGGCTGTCTGTAAGGCAGTTGTCGCTGAATCCCGCGACCTCATCAGACGTTATCGTTGAAACCGTGTGGAGCGGGATCAGCAGTGGCACGGAGAAGCTCTTGTGGACCGGCGAAATGCCGCGTTTCCCCGGCATGGGGTATCCGCTTGTGCCGGGTTACGAGTCTGTCGGCCGCATTGTCGATGCCGCGCCTGAATTCCAAGGACGCATTGGTGAATGGGTGTTTGTACCGGGTGCGAACTGCTTTGCTGACGCGCGCGGATTGTTTGGTGGAACCGCAAACCGCTTAATCGTCCCATCCGAGCGCGCGCTCACCATTTCTGAAGATCTGGCCGAAAAAGGCGTGCTGATGGCACTGGCCGCTACAGCGCTGCACGCGCTGGCCGCTGGCGATCCACCTGAACTTATTATTGGCCATGGCGTTCTGGGGCGTTTGCTTGCCCGACTTACCATCGCGTCAGGCGCACCTGCTCCCACAGTTTGGGATAACAAGGCCGAGCGCCGCGAAGGCGCAATTGGCTACGAATGTATCGCGCCCAAGGACGACGATCGACACGACTACAGCTCGATATATGACGTTAGCGGCTATGCTCACGGGCTTGACAATCTGATCGGGCGGCTGGGCAAACGCGGCGAGATCGTTCTTGCTGGATTCTATTCGGACCGGCTTAGCTTCGGCTTCGCCCCCGCATTCCAGGCAGAGGCGCGCTTGCGCGTGGCAGCTGAATGGACCCCTGAGGACTTGGCTTCGACTCGAGCGCTAATCGAAACCGGGGCTCTCAACCTTGATGGCCTGATCACTGACGTTCGTCCCGCGAGTGAAGCTGAAACGGCTTATCCCACAGCATTCACTGAAATCGACTGTCTCAAGATGGTGTTGGACTGGAGCAGCTACGAATGACAATGCTTGATACTCAAGCCTTAAGGAATGAGGCGGCTCAGGAGCCGGACCCCGTCCACACAGGCGAAGTGACCAGCGAAACGCAAGTTATCGCGATTTACGGCAAGGGGGGCTCTGGGAAGAGCTTTGCCTTGTCGAACCTCAGCTACATGATGGCGCAGCAAGGCAAACGTGTGCTGCTTATCGGATGTGACCCCAAGTCTGACACTACCAGCCTGTTGTTTGGCGGCAAGAGCTGCCCAACCATCATTGAAACTTCCTCGAAGAAAAAGCTTGCGGGTGAAGAAGTCACTATCGAAGACGTATGTTTCCAGCGTGACGGCGTCTTTGCGATGGAGCTTGGCGGACCTGAGGTCGGTCGCGGCTGCGGCGGGCGCGGGATCATCCACGGCTTCGAGTTGCTGGAAAAGCTCGGCTTCCATGAATGGGGTTTCGACTACGTCCTGTTGGATTTTCTGGGCGACGTAGTTTGCGGCGGTTTCGGCCTGCCGATTGCACGCGATATGTGCCAGAAAGTGATTGTCGTCGGCTCGAACGATTTGCAATCGCTCTATGTCGCAAACAATGTCTGCCAAGCGGTCGAATACTTCCGCAAGATGGGTGGCAATGTCGGTGTTGCCGGCATGATAGTAAACAAGGACGACGGTACTGGAGAGGCGGCAGCCTTCGCGAAGGCGGTCGACATTCCCGTGCTGACAGCAATTCCGGCAGATGAAGATATCCGCCGCAAATCCGCCAATTATCAGATCATCGGAAAGCCAGGCGGCGAATGGAGTGGGCTGTTTGAACAGCTAGCTGAAAACGTTGCCAAGGCGCCGCCGCGCCAACCTGCTCCCTTAGACCAGGACGGGTTGCTTGGCCTCTTCTCCCCCGAAGACACTGGAGGCGATGTCAAACTCGTTCCGGCGACCCAGGCCGATATGCGCGGCGGCACTTTTGAGCCGAAGCCCAGCCTCGAAGTTATTTACGATGAGGTGTGACGCTTGACTGATCTGAACGCATCGATGCGCACTGAAGAACGGACGCGTGACCAACTTGATCTTGGATCGGGCGGGGAGCCGACGGCTGGCGCCTGCTCCAGCAAGGACACCATGCTTGAAGCCGCACGCAAAGCTGGCAAGAGCGACATTCTGGATCGCTACGCCGCAGATTATCCGGTCGACCCGGCGCGCGGACCACATGATCAACCGCAATCAATGTGTCCAGCCTTCGGATCGCTCCGCGTCGGGTTGCGCATGCAACGCACCGCCACGGTTCTGTCCGGTTCGGCCTGCTGCGTTTACGGGCTGACTTTTACTTCGCATTTCTACGGCGCACGTCGCACGGTTGGTTACGTGCCGTTCAACTCCGAAACGCTTGTTACGGGCAAGCTGTTCGAAGACATCAAGGAAGCGGTCGAGGAGTTGGCCGATCCTGCCAATTACGATTCAATTGTCGTGACGAATCTCTGTGTACCCACTGCCAGCGGTGTGCCCTTGCGGCTGTTGCCCAAGGCAATCAACGGAGTGCGCATTATCGGTATCGACGTACCTGGTTTCGGTATTCCAACCCATGCCGAGGCCAAGGACGTACTCGCTGGCGCTATGCTGCAATATGCGCGCAACGAGGCCGAGCAAGGTCCTGTCGCCGTTCCGAAACAGCGCTCGGACAGGCCGACGGTGACCTTGCTCGGAGAGATGTTTCCAGCAGATCCGGTCGGCCTGGCGCAGTTGATTGCGCCAATGGGGCTTGCGACGGGCCCAGTCGTGCCAACCCGCGAATGGCGAGAGCTCTAC is a window of Altererythrobacter rubellus DNA encoding:
- the crtD gene encoding 1-hydroxycarotenoid 3,4-desaturase CrtD: MNAGVVVIGAGMGGLACATLLAARGERVTVIEKDSWVGGKARRVSLDGAEIDGGPTVFTLRDVFDGIFRAAGAELDDYVTTRRAGVLARHAWDDSAYLDLHADPQRSEEAIGDFAGAEAAAGFRAFRQEARSIYASLNDTMMRAPKPATPLSLVWRMGLSNVAGFMGTHPYVSLWNALGKHFGDQRLRQLFARYSTYCGSSPFNAPATLMLIAHVEAMGVWLIDGGMAALAKALQDLSKSQGATYRLGTAVERIDVTGGRASGVILANGERIAADAVIANADPAAIASGLFGQNASRAVSQFGTSKRSLSAFVWYAKARAQSFPLVRHNVFFSPDYPREFLDIAAGTPPSDPTAYVCALDRDPGRGEAPGRTERFQIIVNAPANGDNHCYTPEEIDQCTKAMMRSLTRCGLKLDDPFTHEVATPNTFEKLWPSTGGALYGRASHGWAASFRRQGTLTKIPGLYCAGGSTHPGAGVPMAALSGQLAAARVLQDLASMRKSHPVVMGGGMSTPSAQTGSTG
- a CDS encoding methyltransferase, whose product is MSRSEGKQASLWKQRWVAWRNSVLSNPRFQQWAARNWFLRPFARRKAAELFDLVAGFTYTQTLLAMVESGLLKRLAEAPTDVSEAAQVADLSKGAAERLLRAAAALKLAQEVSPGLWMLGERGASLIPQEGAQAMILHHTLLYRDLADPMALLRQNREQPTELSEFWRYAARADADAEPSEMVAPYSELMAVSQGMVADEVLRSYRFNGVSSVLDVGGGHGAFASALAAKHQQMLIGIFDLPGVVEGARARLDSGFEFHEGDFFCDPLPQGYDCISLVRILHDHDDAQAHRLLAAARAALKPGGRLVIAEPMADTRGAKNMGDAYFGLYLWAMRSGRPRTRMELYKMLRAAGFRDFRAIKTGQPLITSLTVAFA
- a CDS encoding chlorophyllide a reductase iron protein subunit X — encoded protein: MTMLDTQALRNEAAQEPDPVHTGEVTSETQVIAIYGKGGSGKSFALSNLSYMMAQQGKRVLLIGCDPKSDTTSLLFGGKSCPTIIETSSKKKLAGEEVTIEDVCFQRDGVFAMELGGPEVGRGCGGRGIIHGFELLEKLGFHEWGFDYVLLDFLGDVVCGGFGLPIARDMCQKVIVVGSNDLQSLYVANNVCQAVEYFRKMGGNVGVAGMIVNKDDGTGEAAAFAKAVDIPVLTAIPADEDIRRKSANYQIIGKPGGEWSGLFEQLAENVAKAPPRQPAPLDQDGLLGLFSPEDTGGDVKLVPATQADMRGGTFEPKPSLEVIYDEV
- the bchC gene encoding chlorophyll synthesis pathway protein BchC, which codes for MDAIAVILDAPKRLSVRQLSLNPATSSDVIVETVWSGISSGTEKLLWTGEMPRFPGMGYPLVPGYESVGRIVDAAPEFQGRIGEWVFVPGANCFADARGLFGGTANRLIVPSERALTISEDLAEKGVLMALAATALHALAAGDPPELIIGHGVLGRLLARLTIASGAPAPTVWDNKAERREGAIGYECIAPKDDDRHDYSSIYDVSGYAHGLDNLIGRLGKRGEIVLAGFYSDRLSFGFAPAFQAEARLRVAAEWTPEDLASTRALIETGALNLDGLITDVRPASEAETAYPTAFTEIDCLKMVLDWSSYE
- the bchY gene encoding chlorophyllide a reductase subunit Y, yielding MRTEERTRDQLDLGSGGEPTAGACSSKDTMLEAARKAGKSDILDRYAADYPVDPARGPHDQPQSMCPAFGSLRVGLRMQRTATVLSGSACCVYGLTFTSHFYGARRTVGYVPFNSETLVTGKLFEDIKEAVEELADPANYDSIVVTNLCVPTASGVPLRLLPKAINGVRIIGIDVPGFGIPTHAEAKDVLAGAMLQYARNEAEQGPVAVPKQRSDRPTVTLLGEMFPADPVGLAQLIAPMGLATGPVVPTREWRELYAALDCSVVAAIHPFYTASIREFEAAGRSVVGSAPVGRDGTVAWLDAIGAACGVAQDQIDAAKNAALPAIEAALAAAPIKGRVTVSGYEGSELLVARLLIESGADVPYVGTACPRTPWSEPDRQWLEAKDVKVQYRASLEQDIAAVDEYRPDLAIGTTPVVQHAKQHGMPAMYFTNLISARPLMGVAGAGSLAQVINAAIANKNRFAKMTAFFEGVGKDMSAGVWEDTPQDRPLFKKKFAAQNIAARKASEAVGT
- a CDS encoding hydroxyneurosporene dehydrogenase, translated to MTERQNDALSRDRDTLILGPSNVRWMDDHMEIEIAERDKRLFNPYRRQIRGTVRVYPQMLNSTAFALDPQAKHIWHCISPRARVEVDMREPGINWRGAGYLDSNFGSESLEEGFRIWHWSRAHIGKEAIVCYEGIRRNGSGFASALRFRADGTPQETELPMVAPLPNSVWQITRKTRSDRGDAKILATWEDTPFYARSTLASRLDGEKVVAVQESLDMDRFASGIVQFMLPYRMPRSDR